tactttaaaattattttcattttttactctgGAGAAGGCAGTATATAATTGTCCATGTGCGAAAACTTCATGAGTCAAGTTCACTCCAACAAATTCAAATGTTTGACCTTGACTTTTATTTATGGTCATAGCAAAAGCAGGAATTACTGGAAATTGAGTTCTTTTTAATTGAAATGGTAAGGTAGAATCACTTGGTAATAAATCAATTTGTGGTATATTGACTATTTTATCTGCATGTataccagtcaaaatttcacattgaatgaaatgattaaataattttactatTAATAATCTTGTTCCATTGCACAAACCTTCTCGGACATTTAAGTTTCGTAATAACATAACTACACATCCAACTTTTAGGCGTAACTCATGAGGAGGCATTCCAGAAGGTGTTTGGGTATATAAAAAATCTAAAGGGTACCGTTCAATTTCTAAGGGATCATCACTTTGAACTTTATCAGAACTATAATAAATTGTTTCTTCTCCATTTATCAatcgtaaaatttcattattcacTGTTAATGCAGTGGAATTGAGTGCACAAagaattgtttttgatttgactacatttttgctgaaatcgCTACCATAGATATCTGCAATAAGATTctttgaaatgtatttttgtggtatttcaattttatcgtcACTATCATTCATACTTCCATTTCCTATTGATAACAACCaagcattaaaaatattattagtgCACCTTATATTTTcagtcaatgaaaaaaatttaaaatgacgcCATAAAGAACTATATATTAAGCAGTGTTCAAGTATAACAGTAGCATTTGCTCTAGGAACCACAGGTAAAGTTTGTCTGAAATCACCACCTAAAATCAtgattttatttccaaatttaCAATCATTTTGCATAATGAATCTCAAGAATCTGTCAATACATTCTAAAATATACTTGTCCATCATAGAACATTCATCAATAATaatcatttcacattttttaaattcctcaGCTTCTTTGGAACCAGCTtttataaatgaaattgaatcatCTAAAATTGGCACAGGCAATTTGAAACCACTATGAGCAGTGCGACCATTTTCTAATAGAAGTGCAGCTATACCAGTGGTTGCAAATGAGAAAACAATTGCATGCTTACTTTGCACATATTGCACAATTGTATTATATAAATAGGTCTTTCCACACCCTCCAGGTCcatcaacaaaaaaacatctctgcaaactatttttattttcaaatgcattttttatttcattaaatattATCAATTGTTTCTCATTTAGTGAATCTATGCGTAATTGTAATACTTGCTCATCAATTATCGGAATATAATCATTGACATCTTCTTGTTCAGCTAAATTTCTTAATATTTCTCTATCAATaggtaattgcaatttttcacaggaaGTATTATGTAACTGTAAAAGTTTATCAATTTCTTGTAAAGCTTTTTGATGTGCAATAATAGGGTCAGAATACTGCTTCTGAAAATCTTCTGATAATAGATCACAAAATTTATTCCATAAAATGGTTGCATTACTCTCAatacaaaacaaacaaatataACAAAATGTATTTCTCAATTCTGCAGGCATTGCAAAAACACTCATTTCTTGCAAAGTTTGAATATAactgttattatttttaatgagacCTTTTGCTAAAGCTGCTTCTTCAAATGTATTATAACAAATATTATTCACAGTACGAATGTCTTCATAGCTTGTTGAACCTAAACAATGTAAAAGTAACGTTCTCAGATAAAACaattccacattttttgaatttaccatGTACATTCGTGATACAACATTGAAATGTTGTTTTCTTGGTGACCAAACCTGTTTGCTCTTATTGAACACATAATGTTGAGGTATTTCagtatatttatattttttactatCAGCatcttttttattcaattcaaaccaAGCTAAAAGAGTACTCTTAGTTCGTTGTAAACCTACATCTTCATTTCCTTTCTCAAATATTACATTTTGTTCACCTGGTAAGTGAACTTGTAAACGAATGACACTATGTGACCGATCATGTAACTTCAATTCAAATAATCTCCATGCAGCTTCACATGCACTTATGTAGCGACAATCTAAGTAGGATTCTATTTCATCATACATTAATAACGAAACTCCTTGATGCATTATTTTAATACATGCGCAATCATAACCTTtataaatatatttaaaaatatactttaCACTTTTTACAGTTGTACACACTTCAACGTTGATATGTGCATTATATttctttgataggtacctattataaggAACAACATATCTATTATCATAAGTGATaccatttttagtaattttgatatCATTTCTACGCCTGTAGGAAGGATAACCTGCTCTGTCCATGCAAGTTTCATTCTGAAAAGTTTTTGGAAACCCTTTTacacattttccattttccatacAATAAGCATTA
This region of Planococcus citri chromosome 5, ihPlaCitr1.1, whole genome shotgun sequence genomic DNA includes:
- the LOC135848343 gene encoding uncharacterized protein LOC135848343 translates to MREKYLDAMSIVGRFGSPDLFITFTCNPKWPEISDNLLYSQTASDRPDLVCRVFSLKYKELIYDIVENKIFGEVSGYVYTIEFQKRGLPHAHMLFILKDKILSSEMIDRFVSAEIPDPNVYPALHEIVKNNMIHGPCGAMKPNAYCMENGKCVKGFPKTFQNETCMDRAGYPSYRRRNDIKITKNGITYDNRYVVPYNRYLSKKYNAHINVEVCTTVKSVKYIFKYIYKGYDCACIKIMHQGVSLLMYDEIESYLDCRYISACEAAWRLFELKLHDRSHSVIRLQVHLPGEQNVIFEKGNEDVGLQRTKSTLLAWFELNKKDADSKKYKYTEIPQHYVFNKSKQVWSPRKQHFNVVSRMYMVQQAMKTFVL